taatactAAAAAATCAGCAATTCAGCTGCTATTGAAAAGAGCCATTGGTTGCAATTCATCTAATTAAGGAACTGTTTCCCCTTTTAATTTAGAAAGGGTAACTAATTTCGAGTCTAATTAAggtttttgaactatttttacGATAAACTAAAAAGCTTGATTTACCATATTGCCACAATTGATAGTTTAAGGAGTAAAGTACTTATTGCAAACAGTTTCGGGGTACAAATGACAATTAACTCTACTTGTTAAAAAATTATGAGCATTCTACGTGCACGATACAATCACTTCATTCTAGAGGGTCAACAAGGCCAGGTGTAGCTAAGGTTCTTTCTTTGATGATACAGATATCACTAGTCAAAAAATCCAGAATCTTTTGCTTGTTAGCCTGATTTGCAGCATCCCTGCTTACCAAACAAAATGAGTTTCTTGAAAATAGAACGCAGGTTTTGGTGAGAACACTTCTTCTAGAGGTTGGAGGTCTTGTTCACAATTCAAGCATCCCCCTTGCATGCCCAAACACCACTTGAAAgtgcccttttttctttttccaaagccagttaaaatttgagaaaatactGGGAACATGTCAAgccactatatatatatatatatatatatatatatatatatatatatatatatatatatatatatatataatttttttttgtttgtataaACGTAATAAAGGAGAAGAAATGTTTTATGCCTCTAAACTTTATTCAAGAAACTGAAGTTGACATTCTCTTGGAATGATTTAGAAAAGTAAATTAGATGTTGAATTTGACTATTCCTCGTGTAATATAGCTTAGTTTTTTGACGTTAGACTGTTGAATTCGTTTCAGACCAATATGTGACATTCTTCTGTCCGGACCATAGGCCATTGATTGATTCTCCAAATTGAATCCTCATTCAATTCGCTTGTCCTCCGCATTATTGACAATTGATTGAGTCTCCAATTTGAGACCTCCTTGACTAGTCCAGTTTCCACAGCATTAttaactctttttttcttttgtagaaTTCAATGATTTATGTTTCCCCCGTGAGGCATGCGCTCTAATTGTTTATTATATAGTGCACCGCATCCTCCTATCTATATATCCCGTTAAACTTGGGTAGCAAATAGACGAGTCATTTTCTCTTCAAGAGGGCAAAAATGgcttgtacaagcaacttttcCTCCCTATCAAAATCTTGGGCAGTTCTTGATGTCCCTCGTGGAGCTCCAAAGGCAACTGGTTTGTGGCTAAAAAGGCAATTTATCTTCAAAACCTCGCGCATTTGCATGTGCATGCCAACACCAACCGCGACGCAGCCCATTGCAACGCCATTGATCAGAGATAATGAATCCCTACTCAAATATTTGCGCCAGCCTTCGGTATGTAACAATTTCTTGGTCATCATTAATGGTGTTTCTTACTTGGTATTTTGATGTAGAGAGTCTCTTTTTCTACGAAAACTCGTATCTTGGTTTGTTGCAACTAAAACAAACCTCAAGTAACGCTAACGATACTTAAACAAGTGATCTGTGCTTCCTAAATTCTTTTCTTACACGTTTATTTGGCGGGATGGAAATATGTATTGTAGGTGCTTCCACATGAAGTTGATGACAGCAGGAAAGAACTACTAGGAAGAACAAGAAGGCAATTGAGATCAACTTCAGAACCCTTAAAGGCCATGAATTTGATTGACACGCTGCAGCGACTGGGATTAGCATACCATTTTGAAGATGATATGAATGCTGTATTATCCCAGTTATCTTCAAGTGGTCAATCTGATGGAGATCTCCTCACTACTGCATTGCGTTTCAGATTGCTAAGACATAATGGTCACAAAATAAGTTCTGGTAAGATCTTGACCATGCTATCTTTAATTtagatttctttttgtttttgattggtaTATATATAACAGCTAGCTCAATATCTGATAATTGTTTGAAACGTTTACCAAGAAAGAAGGTAAAACTTTCACTGAAAAATCATTATTGTGTTTTGAATTATTTGTGATTTTCTTATCTCCTTCCCCTTTGTCTAGTTTGACGAGAATCTTGCAACTCAGGAGATTGTATGTAGGACGTTGGAAATGAATATAGCAATTACAACCATAACCCATGATAGTTTTTATTACAACCATCACCAAGTCTTTTGGTATTAGTATTACTGAAAACTCAGCCATTTAAGGATTGAGCATATATATGATGATTTGATCATAAGCATAATATGAGCATAAGTTTACAAACTAAATTAAGCTTATGAATAATCTACCACTACAAACTTCTTGAAATGGCTAACAGTACCTCTTCCTTCTGTTTGTTTTGCATTATGTATATTTGCAGTCTTTTTCTATTGGTTTCATGACATCTTTTAAAATTACAGATATTTTCCAGAAGTTCATGGACAAGAATGGAAAATTCAAAGACTCCCTGAAAGAAGATACCATGGGGTTGTTGAGTTTGTATGAAGCCTCACACATAGGTGCAAATGGAGAAGACATATTGCTGGAGGCCATGGAATTCACTGAAGCCCACCTAAAACAGTCACTTCCTAGCTTACCAACCCAACTTGCTAGAAAGGTTTCTAGGGCCCTGGAACTACCAAGACATAGAAGGATGGCAAGGTTAGAAGCCAGAAGGTATATTCAAGAATACAGTGAGGAAATTGGACACGACCCAAACCTTTTGGAACTAGCCAAATTGGACTACAACAAGGTCCAATCTCTCCACCAAATGGAGTTAACTGAGATATCTAGGTAaaatccccttttttttttgcataatcCATTCCATCAATTGATTGACTACACGGACTTCTTATTAACACTCCCATAATTATGGTAAAGCATGTTTTGCAGCTCATTAAACTATATATGCCTTATTAGTATTCCCATAATTACGGAGAaaatatgcttttttttttttaaatgttctTGAATAAAATAGTAATACTAATAATGTCTTTGAATATCTTTTCAGGTGGTGGAAACAATTAGGCCTTGTTGACAAGCTGACCTTTGCTCGAGATAGACCACTGGAATGCTTTCTGTGGACTGTTGGAATACTTCCAGAGCCCAAGTATTCAAACTGCAGAATTGAGTTGGCCAAGACCATTGCCATTTTGTTGGTGATTGATGATATTTTTGACACGCATGGCACAATTGATGAGCTTGTTCTCTTTACAAATGCAATTCGAAGGTAAAATTAGCTCTTCAAATTGTTGTGTGTGAAGAGTTGAAACTACATATTTTGATTGGTTTTAAcatgttgataaatgcaatttgCAGATGGGATCTTGAGGCAATGGAAGGGCTACCTGAATACATGAGAATATGTTACATGGCACTGTACAATACTACTAACGAAATTTGCTACAAGATCCTCAAAGAAAATGGTTGGAGTGTCCTCCCATATCTAAAAGCAACGGTAATACAATCTTTTTCaagcttttcttttccttctttcataAAGGTAAACTATAATTGGTCTCAATAGCTGGCTCTTGAATTGGCTCCTCATAGCTGGTCCATCCAAATCAACAATTTTTCGGACAAATATGACATTAtcctatagtaatttttttggaCAAATATGCCTCATTAATTTTCCAACTTGATTTAGAAAGCAAACATTGGCTGCCATCTTATTATTGTTGAGCCTAATGTTCTGTTTGTCACTTTCGTGATGACAGTGGATAGACATGATTGAAGGGTTTATGCTGGAAGCAAGCTGGTATAACAATGGTCAAGAACCAAACATGGAAGaatatgtagaaaatggtgttacaACAGCAGGAGCCTACATGGCCATGGTGCATCTATTCTTCCTCATAGGACAAGGGGTCACAGAGGAAAATGTAAAATTGTTGATGAAACCCTATCCTAAGCTCTTTTCCTGCTCGGGCAGAATTCTTCGACTTTGGGATGATTTAGGGACCGCAAAGGTATGTTGTTACAATATTTTCAGAAGCTTTAcaaatttttgtccaaaatcaaTATTGCGgtccaagaaaacaaagaaaaaaatgggaaaaaaaaaggcctTAGATACCTATAATGAACCGTCGAATAACATTTTAAGGTTAATTTTAAGCCTTGTAACAAGTGGAATCTTTGATTTGATCTAAAAATTCTACCATtgtgtaattt
The DNA window shown above is from Coffea arabica cultivar ET-39 chromosome 5e, Coffea Arabica ET-39 HiFi, whole genome shotgun sequence and carries:
- the LOC113689980 gene encoding putative monoterpene synthase 8; this translates as MACTSNFSSLSKSWAVLDVPRGAPKATGLWLKRQFIFKTSRICMCMPTPTATQPIATPLIRDNESLLKYLRQPSVLPHEVDDSRKELLGRTRRQLRSTSEPLKAMNLIDTLQRLGLAYHFEDDMNAVLSQLSSSGQSDGDLLTTALRFRLLRHNGHKISSDIFQKFMDKNGKFKDSLKEDTMGLLSLYEASHIGANGEDILLEAMEFTEAHLKQSLPSLPTQLARKVSRALELPRHRRMARLEARRYIQEYSEEIGHDPNLLELAKLDYNKVQSLHQMELTEISRWWKQLGLVDKLTFARDRPLECFLWTVGILPEPKYSNCRIELAKTIAILLVIDDIFDTHGTIDELVLFTNAIRRWDLEAMEGLPEYMRICYMALYNTTNEICYKILKENGWSVLPYLKATWIDMIEGFMLEASWYNNGQEPNMEEYVENGVTTAGAYMAMVHLFFLIGQGVTEENVKLLMKPYPKLFSCSGRILRLWDDLGTAKEEQERGDLASSIQLFMRENNITCDEEGRKRILQLIDNLWKDLNWELVSRDAMPLAIIKAAFNMARSSQVVYQHEEESYFSSVDNYVESLFFTPIIN